From a single Entelurus aequoreus isolate RoL-2023_Sb linkage group LG12, RoL_Eaeq_v1.1, whole genome shotgun sequence genomic region:
- the paqr9 gene encoding membrane progestin receptor epsilon translates to MLLNCDRPLTLLSYSDVPPRVIENFILTGYRFPNYSFRDCVLSAFRPTNETGNFWTHFLPVFVFAYHFAEVFDWEEAPSGWHPFFYPLWTYFLCVSSLLVSSSFAHLLNSMSLVVREVCFFVDYGTISAYTVGSSLAYHYYIHPRPGLDQINADGDLKPSEFRLFFETLYIPSACVVAIICLLSCCYTRQKWRRYRYAIRTLVFLLPFLVSSTPIFYRLLVRSPYSTASVYFYRHCFWLLAAAGFNISKVPERLSPGHFDIWGHSHQWFHCCTFLSILDELHMIKSEVRAILAGSVALPPGPAAGATYGVMLFLQATIVSIIVAFSWHANCLYGNQLANKQQKCH, encoded by the coding sequence atgctgctCAACTGCGATCGTCCTTTAACTCTTCTGAGTTACTCGGACGTGCCGCCCCGGGTCATCGAGAACTTCATCCTGACCGGCTACCGCTTCCCCAACTACAGCTTCCGGGATTGCGTCCTTTCGGCGTTCCGGCCCACCAACGAGACGGGCAACTTCTGGACGCACTTCCTCCCCGTGTTCGTGTTCGCCTACCACTTCGCCGAGGTCTTTGACTGGGAGGAGGCGCCGTCCGGGTGGCACCCGTTTTTCTACCCGCTCTGGACCTACTTCCTGTGCGTTTCGTCTCTGTTGGTGTCCAGCAGCTTCGCCCACTTGCTGAACTCCATGTCGCTGGTGGTGAGAGAAGTCTGCTTCTTCGTGGACTACGGGACCATCAGCGCCTACACGGTGGGGTCGTCCTTGGCGTACCATTACTACATCCACCCCCGGCCCGGGCTGGACCAGATAAACGCCGACGGGGACTTGAAGCCTTCGGAGTTCCGACTCTTCTTCGAGACTCTCTACATCCCCAGTGCTTGTGTCGTGGCCATTATTTGCCTCCTGTCCTGCTGCTACACTCGCCAAAAGTGGAGGCGCTATCGATACGCCATCCGGACCCTGGTCTTCCTCCTCCCGTTTCTGGTGTCGTCCACGCCCATCTTTTACCGCCTCCTCGTCCGATCGCCGTATTCCACCGCCTCCGTCTACTTCTACCGCCACTGTTTCTGGCTGCTGGCGGCGGCCGGGTTTAACATCAGCAAGGTCCCGGAGAGGTTGTCGCCGGGTCACTTCGACATCTGGGGTCACAGCCACCAGTGGTTCCATTGCTGCACCTTTTTGTCCATCCTGGACGAGCTCCACATGATCAAGTCGGAGGTGAGGGCCATCCTGGCCGGGTCCGTAGCGCTGCCGCCCGGCCCCGCAGCCGGGGCCACCTACGGGGTCATGCTTTTCCTGCAGGCCACCATCGTCTCAATCATTGTCGCGTTTTCTTGGCATGCCAACTGTCTTTACGGGAATCAACTGGCAAACAAACAACAGAAATGTCACTGA